The DNA segment cacacatttataCACACTAAACCATTGTGCAGATATTGTTCAATCAAGGCCATAGAAACAAAATCGCGCGCAGACGATCAGCAATGGCTAACATATTGGGTTCTTTACTCTCTCGTCACACTATTTGAACTCACATTTGCTAAAGTACTTGAATGGTAcgtaattatttatatatgccTATAAATGTTGTTCATCTTTTTATAGTAGAAAtgaacttttatatatataattgaataCTATTAGGTTTCCGATTTGGTCTTACGCGAAGTTGATGGCGATATGCTGGTTGGTGCTGCCTTACTTCAACGGGGCAGCGTACGTGTACGAGAATTACATAAGACCGTTTTACAAGAATCCTCAGGTTAAAATATGGTACATTCCTCGGATAAAGGATGCCTTCAGCAAGCCAGATGATAT comes from the Primulina huaijiensis isolate GDHJ02 unplaced genomic scaffold, ASM1229523v2 scaffold204995, whole genome shotgun sequence genome and includes:
- the LOC140966328 gene encoding HVA22-like protein a; protein product: YKKSFHRTAEIDSTHTHTHTFIHTKPLCRYCSIKAIETKSRADDQQWLTYWVLYSLVTLFELTFAKVLEWFPIWSYAKLMAICWLVLPYFNGAAYVYENYIRPFYKNPQVKIWYIPRIKDAFSKPDDILTAAEKYIEENGPEAFERMIARADREARDRRSSYSIFHDGYEY